The following are encoded together in the Tepidiforma bonchosmolovskayae genome:
- the yajC gene encoding preprotein translocase subunit YajC, producing the protein MAAMWSVIFYTGLAVAAFYFILLQPVLKEKKEQRKAVQQLKIGDEVITTGGLIGEVKDVVVPAEGPTEIILEIAPGVRVRAVTDAIARRLSTLEPGDATAAEGTTGEVTHSGA; encoded by the coding sequence ATGGCCGCAATGTGGAGCGTGATTTTCTATACGGGGCTGGCCGTTGCTGCCTTCTACTTCATCCTGCTGCAGCCGGTGCTGAAGGAGAAGAAGGAGCAGCGGAAGGCGGTCCAGCAGCTGAAGATCGGAGACGAGGTGATCACGACAGGCGGGCTGATCGGCGAGGTGAAGGACGTGGTGGTGCCGGCAGAGGGCCCGACGGAGATCATCCTGGAGATTGCGCCGGGGGTGCGGGTCCGGGCGGTGACCGATGCGATTGCGCGGCGGCTGAGCACGCTGGAGCCGGGCGATGCGACGGCGGCGGAGGGGACGACGGGCGAGGTGACACACTCGGGTGCGTAG
- a CDS encoding HD domain-containing protein has product MGRETLLDVLTDDRAGERLRALDAGGGLTALVPELEAARGFAQPELHAYDVLGHSFAAVDAVDAVFGGGQAGREFREAVGWVDFDRWLEREVGGVPLPALVRLGALLHDVAKPATATFEDGRLRFPRHGPAGAELMAPRLAALGLESEAAALVGRLIRYHLRPAELVRNWPATDRAVRRFVRDLDGEVLALMVVNLADGWATQGPRYTREHFRRHCAFVNYVLARAWGATEGEGPEPLVTGDDLIAGLGLSGGRLLGAVLTSVRHAQLEGQIRTRDEALALARDVLTRPGFAE; this is encoded by the coding sequence ATGGGCCGGGAGACGCTGCTGGACGTGCTGACCGACGACCGGGCCGGGGAACGGCTGCGGGCGCTCGACGCGGGCGGCGGGCTTACGGCGCTCGTGCCCGAGCTGGAGGCGGCGCGGGGCTTCGCCCAGCCGGAGCTGCACGCCTACGACGTGCTCGGGCACAGTTTCGCGGCGGTGGACGCAGTGGATGCGGTGTTCGGTGGCGGGCAGGCCGGGAGGGAGTTCCGGGAGGCCGTCGGGTGGGTGGACTTCGACCGGTGGCTGGAGCGGGAGGTGGGCGGGGTGCCGCTGCCGGCGCTGGTACGGCTGGGGGCGCTGCTGCACGACGTGGCGAAACCGGCGACAGCGACCTTCGAGGACGGGCGGCTGCGGTTTCCGCGGCACGGCCCGGCGGGAGCCGAGCTGATGGCGCCGCGGCTGGCGGCCCTCGGGCTGGAGTCCGAGGCGGCTGCGCTGGTGGGGCGGCTCATCCGCTACCACCTGCGGCCAGCGGAGCTGGTGCGGAACTGGCCGGCGACCGACCGGGCGGTGCGGCGGTTCGTCCGCGACCTCGACGGGGAGGTGCTGGCGCTGATGGTGGTGAACCTTGCCGACGGCTGGGCGACGCAGGGGCCGCGGTACACGCGGGAGCACTTCCGGCGGCACTGCGCGTTCGTGAACTATGTGCTGGCGCGGGCGTGGGGGGCGACGGAGGGGGAGGGCCCGGAGCCGCTGGTGACGGGCGACGACCTCATCGCGGGGCTGGGGCTTTCCGGTGGACGCTTGCTGGGGGCTGTCCTAACATCGGTTCGCCACGCCCAGCTCGAGGGGCAGATTCGGACGAGGGATGAGGCCCTCGCACTGGCACGCGATGTGCTGACACGCCCCGGGTTCGCGGAGTAG
- the dcd gene encoding dCTP deaminase gives MVLSDRTIRRELAAGNIEIEPLGEDAIQPASVDLRLGHQFRVFRNSRVPFIDVKQEYPDLTELVTATDEQPFILHPGEFALAVTLERVRLPDFIVGRLEGKSSLGRLGLLVHSTAGYVDPGWNGALTLELSNVANLPIALYPGMKVSQISFLRLTEPAEHPYGSREAGSKYQGQEGPTPSRYYLNFRKREERGSSG, from the coding sequence ATGGTCCTGAGCGATCGCACGATTCGCCGCGAGCTTGCGGCGGGGAATATCGAGATCGAGCCGCTGGGCGAGGATGCGATCCAGCCGGCGAGCGTGGACCTGCGGCTGGGGCACCAGTTTCGGGTGTTCCGGAACTCGCGGGTGCCGTTCATCGACGTGAAGCAGGAGTACCCGGACCTGACGGAGCTGGTGACGGCGACGGACGAGCAGCCGTTCATCCTGCACCCCGGGGAGTTTGCGCTGGCGGTGACGCTGGAGCGGGTGCGGCTGCCGGATTTCATCGTCGGGCGGCTGGAGGGGAAGTCGTCGCTCGGGCGGCTGGGGCTGCTGGTGCATTCGACGGCGGGGTACGTGGACCCGGGCTGGAACGGGGCGCTGACGCTGGAGCTTTCGAACGTCGCGAACCTGCCGATCGCGCTGTACCCGGGGATGAAGGTTTCGCAGATTTCGTTCCTGCGGCTGACGGAGCCGGCAGAGCACCCGTACGGGTCGCGGGAGGCGGGGAGCAAGTACCAGGGGCAGGAGGGGCCGACGCCGAGCCGGTACTACCTGAACTTCCGGAAGCGGGAGGAACGGGGGAGTTCAGGCTAG
- the secD gene encoding protein translocase subunit SecD produces MRSTTTVLLFLFVVALTTFSVIVVWPSTPDRYLPGDFWPSGRGIKIGSFERETMRLGLDLRGGVRLVLEADPPPDYQGDLDQALESAKQVVERRVNAFGVSEAEITRASGNRLSVQVPGISLTEAQNLIGKTASLEFMVYDDQGNLVPATGVVNGQTLQMTGAYLKNNTFPSRLGTTFAVNFETTGVGAQLMEQITTRALQYPPGDPRRLLVVMLDGEVLSQAEVQAVIRDRGQITGQPTFSEANTLSKQLNAGALPIPLRTVQASEVSATLGEDSVLASVKAGLVGMAAVMIFMVLYYRLPGLLASAALVVYTSVTLMIFKLVPVTLTLSGIAAFVLSVGMAVDANILIFERLKEELRRGRTLNAAIDIGFRRAWSSIRDSNVSTLITCVILYWFGDQFGAALVKGFALTLAIGVLVSMFSAITVTRTFLKMILGTPMAKSGFLFNASEVPAQDRRRRLAEAAGE; encoded by the coding sequence GTGCGTAGTACCACGACGGTTCTGCTGTTCCTCTTCGTTGTGGCGCTGACGACGTTCAGCGTCATCGTGGTGTGGCCGAGCACGCCCGACCGGTACCTGCCGGGCGACTTCTGGCCGTCAGGCCGAGGGATCAAGATTGGGAGCTTCGAGCGGGAGACGATGCGGCTGGGCCTCGACCTGCGGGGCGGCGTGCGGCTCGTACTCGAGGCCGACCCGCCGCCGGACTACCAGGGCGACCTCGACCAGGCGCTCGAGAGTGCGAAGCAGGTGGTCGAACGGCGCGTGAACGCGTTCGGCGTGAGCGAGGCGGAGATCACGCGGGCGAGCGGCAACCGGCTGAGCGTGCAGGTGCCGGGGATTTCGCTGACCGAGGCGCAGAACCTGATCGGGAAGACGGCATCGCTGGAGTTCATGGTGTACGACGACCAGGGCAACCTGGTGCCGGCGACGGGGGTGGTGAACGGGCAGACGCTGCAGATGACGGGCGCCTACCTGAAGAACAACACCTTCCCGTCGCGGCTGGGGACGACGTTTGCGGTGAACTTCGAGACGACGGGCGTGGGCGCCCAGCTGATGGAGCAGATTACGACCCGGGCGCTGCAGTATCCCCCGGGAGACCCGCGGCGGCTGCTGGTGGTGATGCTCGACGGCGAAGTGCTGAGCCAGGCCGAGGTGCAGGCTGTCATCCGGGACCGTGGGCAGATTACGGGGCAGCCGACGTTCAGCGAGGCGAACACGCTGTCGAAGCAGCTGAACGCAGGCGCGCTGCCGATTCCGCTGCGGACGGTGCAGGCGAGCGAGGTGAGCGCAACGCTGGGCGAGGATTCGGTGCTGGCCTCGGTGAAGGCGGGCCTCGTCGGCATGGCGGCGGTGATGATCTTCATGGTGCTGTACTACCGGCTGCCGGGCCTTCTGGCGTCGGCCGCGCTGGTGGTGTACACGTCGGTGACGCTGATGATCTTCAAGCTGGTGCCGGTGACGCTGACCCTCTCGGGCATTGCGGCGTTCGTGCTCTCGGTGGGCATGGCGGTCGACGCGAACATCCTGATTTTCGAGCGGCTGAAGGAGGAGCTGCGGCGTGGCCGGACGCTGAACGCGGCGATCGACATCGGGTTCCGGCGGGCGTGGTCGTCGATCCGCGACTCGAATGTTTCGACGCTGATTACGTGCGTGATTCTCTACTGGTTCGGGGACCAGTTCGGGGCGGCGCTGGTGAAGGGCTTTGCACTGACGCTGGCGATCGGCGTGCTGGTGAGTATGTTCTCGGCAATTACGGTGACGCGGACCTTCCTGAAGATGATCCTGGGGACGCCGATGGCCAAGAGCGGGTTCCTGTTCAACGCATCGGAAGTGCCGGCGCAGGACCGGCGCCGGCGCCTGGCCGAGGCGGCGGGGGAGTAG
- a CDS encoding MFS transporter, whose product MNGNVSPAPFRIRSLTVPVYLPTFLFAVGQGAVIPVMPLYAIEVGASPAFAGFLVALRGIGTMAFDIPAGMMVSRLGERWAMLAATAVLFLVAIGFALVPSPLMLAPLAFLMGCTWAVWMLARLSYATDVAPLDQRGRVLSLIGGSNRIGNFAGPFLGAAGASLLGTDAAFYLQSLLALAAAILIFAVVRETPADHGAAGAGHPVLGVLREHAAVFATAGLASLAIQVLRSSRQAVIPLWGDRIGLDAAQVSVIFGLSSALDMTLFYPVGIVMDRWGRKFAGVPCLLFMSAGMLLVPLSESYLALLLASLLISFGNGLGSGINMTLGSDFSPAVGRGEFLGAWRLVTDLGTAGGPLLVSAIIGVSSLAAAAVATGGIGLAGAAVLAFLVPEPLRRHRPAAGPAPGA is encoded by the coding sequence GTGAACGGAAACGTCAGCCCGGCGCCCTTCCGCATCCGTTCCCTCACCGTCCCGGTCTACCTTCCAACTTTCCTCTTCGCGGTCGGGCAGGGTGCAGTCATCCCCGTCATGCCGCTCTACGCCATCGAGGTCGGCGCATCCCCCGCCTTCGCCGGCTTCCTCGTCGCACTCCGCGGCATCGGCACCATGGCCTTCGATATCCCCGCCGGCATGATGGTCTCCCGCCTCGGCGAACGCTGGGCCATGCTCGCCGCCACCGCCGTCCTCTTCCTCGTCGCCATCGGCTTCGCCCTCGTCCCCTCCCCGCTCATGCTCGCCCCGCTCGCCTTCCTGATGGGCTGCACCTGGGCCGTCTGGATGCTCGCCCGCCTCTCCTACGCTACCGACGTCGCCCCGCTCGACCAGCGTGGCCGCGTCCTCTCCCTCATCGGCGGCTCCAATCGCATCGGCAACTTCGCCGGCCCCTTCCTCGGCGCCGCCGGCGCCTCCCTGCTCGGCACCGACGCCGCCTTCTACCTGCAGTCCCTGCTCGCCCTCGCTGCCGCCATCCTCATCTTCGCCGTCGTCCGCGAAACACCCGCCGACCACGGCGCCGCCGGCGCGGGCCACCCCGTCCTCGGCGTCCTCCGCGAGCACGCCGCCGTGTTCGCAACCGCCGGCCTCGCATCCCTCGCCATCCAGGTTCTCCGCTCCAGCCGCCAGGCCGTCATCCCCCTCTGGGGCGACCGCATCGGCCTCGATGCCGCCCAGGTCTCCGTCATCTTCGGCCTCTCCTCGGCCCTCGATATGACCCTCTTCTACCCCGTCGGCATCGTCATGGACCGCTGGGGCCGGAAGTTCGCCGGCGTCCCCTGCCTCCTCTTCATGAGCGCCGGCATGCTCCTCGTCCCTCTCAGCGAGTCCTACCTCGCCCTCCTGCTCGCCAGCCTCCTGATCTCGTTCGGCAACGGACTCGGCAGCGGCATCAATATGACCCTCGGCTCCGACTTCTCCCCCGCCGTCGGCCGCGGCGAGTTCCTTGGCGCATGGCGCCTCGTCACCGACCTCGGCACCGCCGGCGGGCCCCTCCTCGTCAGCGCCATCATCGGCGTCAGCTCCCTCGCCGCCGCTGCGGTCGCCACGGGCGGCATCGGGCTGGCCGGCGCAGCCGTCCTCGCCTTCCTCGTCCCCGAACCGCTCCGCCGTCACCGCCCGGCTGCCGGGCCCGCCCCCGGCGCCTGA
- a CDS encoding MBL fold metallo-hydrolase RNA specificity domain-containing protein, which translates to MAASLVFHGGVGTVTGSRFLVSTRDDAVLVDCGLFQGLKELRLRNWQGPGFDPRAPRAIVLTHAHIDHTGYLPRLVQLGYRGPIYATPATAEVARILLLDAAEIQEEDAAFANRKGFSKHHPALPLYTVKDALRALQYIRTRPYGERFEAGTFRVTFRNAGHILGSAFVQLEVPMGEDRAHRIVFSGDLGRYHQPIHTDPVPLPPCDTLVLESTYGDRSHGHQSVITQLRDELLPTLERGGTVLIPAFAVARAQLVTHHLRVAIETGRFPDVPIHIDSPMANDVTGLYNRYLESEYLDRSIPHTAPGALFPRNVRFHRTIEDSKKLNNLPGPRIVIASSGMLTGGRVLHHLQRLAPDPRNLICLVGYQAAGTRGRALLEGAPTVRVFGIDVDVRARVTCIHGLSAHADRDELIRWVESAPEPPKRIFLVHGEPPAAESLAEALRPRVPSEVVIPAMGESFALA; encoded by the coding sequence GTGGCCGCCAGCCTGGTCTTCCACGGCGGCGTCGGCACCGTCACCGGCTCCCGCTTCCTCGTCTCCACCCGCGACGACGCCGTCCTCGTCGATTGCGGGCTCTTCCAGGGCCTCAAGGAGCTCCGCCTCAGGAACTGGCAGGGGCCCGGCTTCGACCCCCGGGCGCCCCGCGCCATCGTCCTCACCCACGCCCACATCGACCACACCGGCTACCTTCCCCGCCTCGTTCAGCTCGGCTACCGCGGCCCCATCTACGCGACCCCCGCAACCGCCGAGGTCGCCCGCATCCTCCTCCTCGACGCCGCCGAAATCCAGGAGGAAGATGCCGCCTTCGCCAACCGCAAGGGCTTCAGCAAGCACCACCCGGCGCTCCCCCTCTACACGGTCAAAGACGCCCTCCGGGCACTGCAGTACATCCGCACCCGCCCCTACGGCGAGCGGTTCGAAGCCGGCACCTTCCGCGTCACCTTCCGCAACGCCGGCCACATCCTCGGCTCCGCCTTCGTCCAGCTCGAAGTTCCCATGGGGGAAGACCGGGCCCACCGCATCGTCTTCAGCGGCGACCTCGGCCGCTACCATCAGCCCATCCACACCGACCCCGTGCCCCTGCCCCCCTGCGACACCCTCGTCCTCGAATCCACCTACGGCGACCGCTCCCACGGCCACCAGTCCGTCATCACGCAGCTCCGCGACGAACTCCTCCCCACCCTCGAGCGCGGCGGGACCGTCCTCATCCCCGCGTTCGCCGTCGCCCGTGCCCAGCTCGTCACCCACCACCTCCGCGTCGCCATCGAAACCGGCCGCTTCCCCGACGTGCCGATCCACATCGACTCCCCGATGGCCAACGATGTGACCGGCCTCTACAACCGCTACCTCGAAAGCGAGTACCTCGACCGCAGCATCCCCCACACCGCCCCGGGCGCCCTCTTCCCCCGCAACGTCCGCTTCCACCGCACCATCGAAGACTCCAAAAAGCTCAACAACCTTCCCGGCCCGCGCATCGTTATCGCCTCGAGCGGCATGCTCACCGGCGGCCGCGTCCTCCACCACCTCCAGCGCCTCGCCCCCGACCCGCGCAACCTCATCTGCCTCGTCGGCTACCAGGCCGCCGGCACCCGCGGCCGCGCCCTCCTCGAAGGCGCGCCCACCGTCCGCGTCTTCGGAATCGACGTCGACGTCCGCGCCCGCGTCACCTGCATCCACGGCCTCTCCGCCCACGCCGACCGCGACGAACTCATCCGCTGGGTCGAATCCGCCCCCGAGCCGCCGAAGCGGATCTTCCTCGTCCACGGCGAACCGCCCGCCGCCGAATCGCTCGCAGAGGCCCTTCGTCCCCGCGTCCCGTCCGAGGTCGTCATCCCGGCGATGGGCGAGTCCTTCGCCCTAGCCTGA
- a CDS encoding MBL fold metallo-hydrolase: MEVANELMVRGIVVGVFQENCWVIGNRRTGEAICIDPGDEPEEILALARDMGVTIKYIANSHAHVDHVMGVAGVHAATGAKFLLHQADLDLLRHGWKAIAARFGIPIEKGPPDPDAFVTHGDIVEVAGLRLHTIATPGHTPGSVSYYAEEGLLFSGDTLFRGSIGRTDLPGGNFEQEMRSICERLLVLPEETIVLPGHMQETTIGFEKQHNPFVLEWLRHGQDPAASWLRQ, from the coding sequence ATGGAAGTTGCCAACGAACTCATGGTCCGCGGCATCGTCGTCGGCGTGTTCCAGGAAAACTGCTGGGTCATTGGGAACCGCCGCACCGGCGAAGCCATCTGCATCGACCCCGGCGACGAGCCCGAGGAGATCCTCGCCCTCGCCCGCGACATGGGCGTCACCATCAAGTACATCGCCAACTCCCACGCCCACGTCGACCACGTCATGGGCGTCGCCGGCGTCCACGCCGCCACCGGCGCGAAGTTCCTCCTCCACCAGGCCGACCTCGACCTCCTCCGCCACGGCTGGAAGGCGATCGCCGCCCGCTTCGGCATCCCCATCGAAAAGGGCCCGCCCGACCCCGACGCCTTCGTCACCCACGGCGATATCGTCGAAGTCGCCGGCCTCCGCCTCCACACCATCGCCACCCCCGGCCACACGCCCGGCTCCGTCTCCTACTACGCCGAAGAAGGCCTCCTCTTCAGCGGCGATACCCTCTTCCGCGGCTCGATCGGCCGCACCGACCTCCCGGGCGGGAATTTCGAGCAGGAGATGCGCTCCATCTGCGAGCGCCTGCTGGTGCTCCCCGAAGAGACGATCGTCCTCCCCGGCCACATGCAGGAAACCACGATCGGCTTTGAAAAGCAGCACAACCCGTTCGTCCTCGAATGGCTCCGCCACGGCCAGGACCCGGCCGCCAGCTGGCTCCGTCAGTAA
- a CDS encoding sulfite exporter TauE/SafE family protein, translating to MDWQTGLAVTGLAAAASLIQALSGFGFSLFIVPFLAMVIGPKETVALANLLGTAVNLTQLRAVGRAAERRTTARMVAGCYLGMPFGLAVLLLLEPRALQAGIAVCVLVFTAVLARGLQLRGTGAGWDLGTGFVSGLLNTSTSMSGPPVVLYLQGRRLAPLAFRGTTTVYFLATSGGAAAMLALSGTLTWHTAGLALLALPASQAGRLAGNRLFHRLDERRFRLLVFVVLAASACSALANALR from the coding sequence GTGGACTGGCAGACCGGGCTGGCGGTGACGGGGCTCGCGGCGGCGGCCTCGCTGATCCAGGCGCTTTCGGGGTTCGGGTTCTCGCTGTTCATCGTGCCGTTCCTGGCGATGGTGATTGGTCCGAAGGAGACGGTGGCGCTGGCGAACCTGCTCGGGACGGCGGTGAACCTGACCCAGCTGCGGGCGGTGGGGCGTGCGGCGGAGCGGCGGACGACGGCGCGGATGGTCGCCGGGTGTTATCTCGGGATGCCGTTCGGGCTGGCCGTGCTGCTGCTCCTGGAGCCGCGGGCGCTGCAGGCCGGCATTGCGGTGTGCGTGCTGGTGTTCACGGCGGTGCTGGCGCGCGGCCTGCAGCTGCGCGGCACGGGAGCCGGGTGGGACCTGGGGACGGGGTTCGTGAGCGGGCTGCTGAATACGTCAACGAGCATGTCGGGGCCGCCGGTTGTGCTGTACCTGCAGGGGAGGCGGCTGGCGCCGCTGGCGTTCCGGGGGACGACAACGGTGTACTTCCTTGCGACCTCGGGCGGGGCAGCAGCGATGCTGGCGCTTTCGGGGACGCTGACGTGGCACACCGCAGGGCTGGCGCTGCTGGCGCTTCCGGCGAGCCAGGCCGGGCGGCTGGCGGGCAATCGGCTGTTTCACCGGCTGGACGAGCGGCGGTTCCGGCTGCTGGTGTTCGTGGTTCTTGCGGCGAGCGCGTGCTCGGCGCTAGCGAACGCGCTGCGGTAG
- a CDS encoding CaiB/BaiF CoA transferase family protein produces the protein MAGPLEGIRVVEMGVWVAGPSCAAILADWGAEVVKLEPPEGDPFRGLGAAFGMAMNPPFELDNRGKRSVAVNLETPEGRAIAGALIDRADVFVTNMRPRALERLGMTYEELSARNPGLIYCQVTGYGPDSPEANRAAYDVGAFWSRAGVAAGLTPEGAEPPLQRGGMGDHMTGSNAAGAVAAALFARTRTGRGQRVAVSLTRIGVYMMGWDTNTQLRLQPPPTPPHDRRHAPNPLINPYRDAEGRWFYLLLLQGDRHWPDLLRALGNPPELAQDPRFGDIPGRRDNAPALVAALDRIFATKPLAEWGPIFDAHDVWWAPILSVAEVVRDPVVRAAGAFVELESPDGVVEQVNTPADFFGTPARPHGWAPELGQHTEEVLLELGYDWEQIAALKDAGAIL, from the coding sequence ATGGCTGGACCGCTGGAAGGCATCCGGGTGGTCGAGATGGGCGTGTGGGTCGCGGGGCCGTCGTGCGCTGCGATCCTGGCCGACTGGGGCGCGGAGGTGGTGAAGCTGGAGCCGCCGGAGGGGGACCCGTTCCGGGGGCTGGGCGCGGCGTTCGGCATGGCGATGAACCCGCCGTTCGAGCTGGACAACCGGGGCAAGCGGAGTGTGGCGGTGAACCTGGAGACGCCGGAGGGCCGTGCGATAGCCGGGGCGCTGATTGACCGGGCGGATGTGTTCGTGACGAATATGCGGCCGCGGGCGCTGGAGCGGCTGGGGATGACCTATGAGGAGCTTTCGGCGCGGAACCCGGGGCTGATCTACTGCCAGGTGACGGGGTACGGGCCGGATTCGCCGGAGGCGAACCGGGCGGCGTACGACGTCGGGGCGTTCTGGTCGCGGGCAGGGGTTGCCGCGGGGCTGACGCCGGAAGGGGCGGAGCCGCCGCTGCAGCGGGGCGGCATGGGCGACCACATGACCGGTTCGAACGCGGCCGGCGCGGTGGCAGCGGCGCTGTTTGCGCGGACGCGGACGGGGCGGGGGCAGCGGGTGGCGGTCTCGCTGACGCGGATCGGCGTGTACATGATGGGGTGGGACACGAACACGCAGCTCCGGCTGCAGCCGCCGCCGACACCGCCGCACGACCGGCGGCATGCGCCGAACCCGCTCATCAACCCGTACCGTGACGCGGAGGGTCGGTGGTTCTACCTCTTGCTCCTGCAGGGCGACCGGCACTGGCCGGACCTGCTGCGTGCGCTGGGGAATCCGCCGGAGCTGGCCCAGGACCCGCGGTTCGGAGACATCCCGGGGCGGCGGGACAACGCCCCGGCGCTGGTGGCGGCCCTCGACCGGATCTTCGCGACGAAGCCGCTGGCGGAGTGGGGGCCGATCTTCGATGCGCACGACGTGTGGTGGGCGCCGATCCTGAGCGTGGCCGAGGTGGTGAGGGACCCCGTGGTCCGGGCCGCGGGGGCGTTCGTGGAGCTGGAGTCGCCGGACGGGGTTGTGGAGCAGGTGAACACGCCCGCCGACTTTTTTGGGACGCCGGCCCGGCCGCACGGGTGGGCTCCGGAGCTGGGACAGCACACGGAGGAGGTGCTGCTGGAGCTGGGGTACGACTGGGAGCAGATCGCGGCGCTGAAGGATGCGGGCGCGATTCTCTGA
- a CDS encoding carboxyl transferase domain-containing protein, whose translation MDPFPHRLPRLPSRVDPASDAFRANAARNRELVDDLRARLDHVARGAEPAAIERHRARGKLLARERIQLLIDPATAFLELSPLAADGVYDDDVPSAGIVTGIGMVAGRPCVIIANDATVKGGTYYPLTVKKHLRAQEVAEENRLPCIYLVDSGGAFLPLQHDVFPDKNHFGRIFYNQARMSARGIPQIAAVMGSCTAGGAYVPAMSDETVIVRGTGTIFLGGPPLVRAATGEVTTPEELGGADVHTRISGVADHLAEDDHHALRIVRDIVSTLPPPPPPPWPVAPAEPPAYPADDLLGIVPADLRHAFDVREVIARIVDGSRFHEFKARYGTTLVCGFARIEGHPVGIVANNGILFSESALKGAHFIELCAGRGIPLVFLQNITGFMVGRQYENAGIAKDGAKMVTAVACAAVPKFTVIIGGSFGAGNYAMCGRAYGPRQLWMWPNARISVMGGEQAASVLLQVRLDRGETLSPEEQEAFKAPTIARYEAEGSPYFSTARLWDDGVIDPRDTRRVLAIGLQAAACAPLEPTRFGTFRM comes from the coding sequence ATGGACCCCTTCCCACACCGCCTCCCGCGCCTCCCCTCCCGCGTCGACCCCGCCTCCGACGCCTTCCGCGCCAACGCCGCCCGCAACCGCGAGCTGGTCGACGACCTCCGCGCCCGGCTCGACCACGTCGCCCGCGGCGCTGAGCCCGCCGCGATCGAACGCCACCGGGCGCGCGGCAAGCTCCTCGCCCGCGAGCGCATCCAGCTCCTCATCGACCCCGCGACCGCCTTCCTCGAGCTCAGCCCGCTCGCCGCCGACGGCGTCTATGACGACGACGTTCCCTCCGCCGGCATCGTCACCGGCATCGGCATGGTCGCCGGGCGTCCCTGCGTCATCATCGCCAACGACGCCACCGTCAAGGGCGGCACCTACTATCCCCTCACCGTCAAAAAGCACCTCCGCGCCCAGGAAGTCGCCGAGGAGAACCGCCTCCCCTGCATCTACCTCGTCGATTCCGGCGGCGCCTTCCTCCCCCTCCAGCACGACGTCTTCCCCGATAAGAACCACTTCGGCCGCATCTTCTACAACCAGGCCCGCATGAGCGCCCGCGGCATCCCCCAAATCGCCGCCGTTATGGGCTCCTGCACCGCCGGCGGCGCCTACGTCCCCGCCATGAGCGACGAAACGGTCATCGTCCGCGGCACCGGCACCATCTTCCTCGGCGGCCCGCCCCTCGTCCGCGCCGCCACCGGCGAAGTCACCACCCCCGAGGAGCTCGGCGGCGCCGACGTCCATACCCGCATCTCCGGCGTCGCCGACCACCTCGCCGAGGACGACCATCACGCCCTCCGCATCGTCCGCGATATCGTCAGCACCCTCCCGCCCCCGCCGCCTCCACCGTGGCCCGTCGCGCCCGCGGAGCCGCCGGCCTACCCCGCCGACGACCTCCTCGGCATCGTCCCCGCCGACCTCCGCCACGCCTTCGACGTCCGCGAGGTCATCGCCCGCATCGTCGATGGCTCCCGCTTCCACGAGTTCAAAGCCCGCTACGGCACGACCCTCGTCTGCGGCTTCGCCCGCATCGAAGGCCACCCCGTCGGCATCGTCGCGAATAACGGCATCCTCTTCTCAGAATCCGCCCTCAAAGGCGCCCACTTCATCGAGCTCTGCGCCGGCCGCGGCATCCCCTTGGTCTTCCTCCAGAACATCACCGGCTTCATGGTCGGCCGCCAGTACGAAAACGCCGGCATCGCCAAAGACGGCGCCAAGATGGTCACCGCCGTCGCCTGCGCCGCCGTCCCGAAGTTCACCGTCATCATCGGCGGGAGCTTCGGCGCCGGGAACTACGCCATGTGCGGCCGCGCCTACGGCCCGCGCCAGCTCTGGATGTGGCCCAACGCCCGCATCTCCGTGATGGGCGGCGAACAGGCCGCCTCCGTCCTCCTCCAGGTCCGCCTCGACCGCGGCGAAACCCTCTCCCCCGAGGAGCAGGAGGCCTTCAAAGCCCCGACCATCGCCCGCTACGAAGCCGAAGGTTCGCCCTACTTCTCCACCGCCCGCCTCTGGGACGACGGCGTCATCGACCCTCGCGACACCCGCCGCGTCCTCGCCATCGGGCTCCAGGCGGCTGCCTGCGCGCCGCTCGAACCCACCCGCTTCGGCACCTTCCGCATGTAG